One Trichocoleus sp. genomic region harbors:
- the pheT gene encoding phenylalanine--tRNA ligase subunit beta, which produces MRISLNWLRELVDIKMTPEELADLLTMAGFEVEEIEDRRTWADGVVIGKVLQREQHPNADKLSVCQVDIGAGKPSTIVCGASNVRADIFVPVATLGTYLPKIDLKIKPRKLRDVPSEGMICSLAEVGLTKDSEGIHIFPQTDLKVGSDARPYLGLDDVVLDLTSTANRADALSMIGIAREIAALTGTELRLPQIPEIPTQQDTDLSIKITEPQACPIYIGTIVDGVKIAPSPDWLQRRLQSAGTRPINNVVDVTNYVLLEWGQPLHAFDRDRLQAVTQSKTVAIGVRYAHTGETLKTLDGQDRSLQEQNLVITAGDVPVALAGVMGGETTEVHEGTANLMLEAAIFDTVSIRRSARAQGLRTESSARYERGVNSAELELACRRAIQLITELAGGTVGTQAVADHRPGQTAAARTIELRLERVNQVLGLIITNPEIAASGKTEDLTEDDIGELQAADVERILTALGCQLAPTGQEGVWSVTVPPYRYRDLEREIDLIEEVARLHGYNNFCDTLPSKTELGFLSDDFALTQKIHAAMRAVGLTEVIHYSLVKSGEENQVVLSNPLFVEYSALRTELIPALIDAFQYNLEQGNGALNAFEIGRVFWREEEGLNEADHIAGILGGDSWQGKWVRSGREQPMTWFEAKGILEGVFRNLGLAVEYQPDRRHALFHPGRTASLWINGNRLGTFGQLHPQVCQERGLPDQVYVFELNLDTMLDGMTQEPNLVPLFQPYSSYPASDRDIAFFAPTQFSVADIERSIRKAGGTLLDSVDLFDEYRGENVPQGKRSLAFRLVYRAADRTLTDADIEPVHQKVREALEEKFQAELRS; this is translated from the coding sequence ATGCGAATCTCTTTAAATTGGCTACGAGAACTGGTCGATATCAAGATGACCCCAGAAGAGTTAGCCGATCTGCTGACGATGGCAGGATTTGAGGTGGAAGAGATTGAAGACCGCCGCACCTGGGCAGATGGCGTGGTGATTGGGAAAGTTTTGCAGCGAGAGCAGCACCCCAACGCCGACAAGCTGAGCGTCTGTCAGGTTGATATTGGGGCAGGCAAACCTTCCACGATCGTTTGTGGTGCGTCGAATGTCCGGGCAGATATCTTTGTGCCAGTGGCAACGCTGGGGACTTATTTGCCTAAAATTGACCTGAAAATTAAGCCCCGTAAGCTGCGCGATGTGCCTTCGGAAGGAATGATCTGCTCCCTGGCAGAAGTCGGCTTAACAAAAGACTCCGAAGGAATTCACATTTTTCCACAAACTGATTTGAAGGTTGGCAGTGATGCTCGTCCTTACCTCGGTTTGGATGATGTGGTACTTGATCTGACCTCCACAGCAAACCGGGCAGATGCACTGAGCATGATTGGCATTGCCAGAGAAATTGCGGCTCTGACGGGTACAGAACTGCGGCTGCCTCAGATTCCGGAGATTCCAACTCAGCAGGACACCGATCTTTCGATCAAGATCACAGAACCGCAAGCCTGCCCCATCTACATCGGCACGATCGTCGATGGCGTCAAAATTGCCCCTTCTCCCGATTGGCTCCAGCGCCGCTTACAATCAGCCGGAACCCGCCCCATCAACAATGTTGTGGACGTGACGAACTATGTGCTGCTGGAATGGGGACAGCCGCTTCATGCCTTTGATCGCGATCGGCTCCAGGCAGTGACGCAAAGCAAAACGGTGGCGATCGGCGTTCGTTATGCCCATACCGGAGAAACGCTGAAAACCCTGGACGGACAGGATCGATCGCTGCAAGAGCAAAACCTCGTCATTACTGCAGGCGATGTTCCAGTGGCACTGGCAGGTGTGATGGGCGGCGAAACCACTGAAGTTCATGAAGGTACAGCGAATTTGATGCTGGAAGCCGCCATTTTTGATACGGTGTCAATCCGGCGATCGGCGCGGGCTCAGGGTTTACGAACAGAATCTTCGGCGCGCTATGAAAGAGGCGTGAATTCGGCAGAGCTAGAACTGGCTTGTCGTCGTGCCATTCAATTAATCACCGAACTCGCGGGCGGAACCGTTGGCACTCAAGCTGTAGCGGACCATCGCCCCGGACAAACGGCTGCTGCCAGAACGATTGAACTGCGGCTGGAGCGGGTTAATCAAGTCCTGGGACTGATAATTACCAATCCAGAAATCGCTGCTTCTGGCAAAACCGAAGACCTGACGGAAGACGATATTGGCGAACTGCAAGCCGCCGATGTGGAGCGAATTCTGACGGCTCTCGGCTGTCAACTGGCTCCCACTGGGCAGGAAGGCGTCTGGTCGGTCACAGTTCCGCCTTATCGCTATCGTGACCTGGAGCGCGAAATCGATTTAATCGAAGAAGTTGCCCGTCTCCACGGCTACAACAACTTCTGCGACACGCTGCCCAGCAAAACCGAACTCGGCTTCCTCTCGGATGATTTTGCCCTGACTCAAAAAATCCATGCAGCAATGCGAGCAGTTGGGCTTACGGAAGTCATTCACTACTCGTTGGTTAAGTCAGGCGAAGAGAATCAGGTAGTACTCAGCAATCCCTTGTTTGTCGAATATTCTGCGCTGCGTACCGAACTGATTCCAGCCCTAATTGATGCCTTCCAGTACAACCTGGAACAGGGCAACGGCGCACTCAACGCTTTCGAGATTGGCCGAGTGTTCTGGCGCGAAGAAGAAGGACTGAACGAAGCAGACCACATTGCAGGCATTCTCGGCGGTGACTCCTGGCAAGGCAAATGGGTTCGCAGTGGTCGAGAACAGCCGATGACCTGGTTTGAAGCGAAAGGTATCCTCGAAGGCGTCTTCCGAAATCTGGGCCTCGCAGTGGAATATCAGCCCGATCGCCGTCATGCCCTGTTCCACCCCGGACGCACTGCCTCCCTCTGGATTAACGGCAACCGCCTCGGGACATTTGGACAACTCCACCCCCAGGTTTGTCAGGAACGCGGCTTACCCGATCAGGTCTATGTCTTTGAACTCAACCTCGACACGATGCTTGATGGAATGACGCAAGAGCCAAACCTCGTTCCCCTGTTCCAGCCCTATTCCTCCTATCCTGCATCCGATCGAGACATTGCTTTCTTTGCTCCCACTCAGTTCTCTGTTGCCGATATCGAACGATCGATCCGCAAAGCGGGGGGAACGCTACTCGACTCAGTCGATCTGTTTGATGAGTATCGCGGTGAAAACGTGCCTCAAGGCAAACGCAGCCTCGCCTTTCGCCTGGTCTACCGTGCTGCCGATCGCACCCTCACCGACGCTGACATTGAGCCCGTCCATCAAAAAGTTCGCGAAGCTCTGGAAGAAAAATTCCAGGCAGAACTGAGAAGCTGA
- a CDS encoding YciI family protein, producing MPKYVLWGRYCDNVLEKRAPYRQAHLDRLAQLQAAGQVITIGPTKDLSIVFGVYEASDEAAARQLVEADPYWQNGIWTEYEIMEWIQAF from the coding sequence ATGCCCAAATATGTTCTCTGGGGTCGCTATTGCGACAACGTACTGGAAAAACGCGCTCCTTACCGTCAAGCCCACCTCGATCGATTGGCTCAGCTTCAAGCAGCCGGACAGGTGATCACCATTGGACCGACCAAAGATCTATCGATCGTGTTTGGGGTTTACGAAGCGAGTGATGAAGCTGCAGCTCGACAACTGGTTGAAGCTGATCCCTATTGGCAGAATGGCATCTGGACAGAGTATGAAATTATGGAGTGGATTCAGGCATTTTAA